Below is a window of Methylosinus sp. PW1 DNA.
GCGCTCGCGCCAGCATGTCGCCGAGAATATGCTCGCCCTCGGTCGGGCCGCCCCGCTCCATGTCTCGCAGCATGGAGGCTTTGAGCGGCGAGCCCGGCCGCGTCAGCTCGGCGCGGAAATCGGCGAATTTCTCCGGCGCCGGCGCATGGCCCTCGGCGCGCGCGATATCTTCGCATTCGGCGAGCAGGCGCAGGATCAGCGTTTCGCCGGCGGGCGTCGCCAGCACGGTCCCGACGCTGGCGCGCATGAGCGTGGTAATTCCGGCGAGCGTCGCCAGAAACACGAATTTGTCCCACAGCTCCTGTTCTATCTCGCCGGAGAGCCGCGCATCGACCGGCGTCCGCGCGAAAAAGTCGCGCAACGCCTCGAGGCGGGCGTCGGCGCCGCCGTCGCGGGCGCCGAAATCCACGCGGTTCAGCACGCCGAAATGCCGCACGATTCCATCGCCGCCGAGCGTCGCGCTGATGCGCGCCACGCCGCCGAAGACGGTCGCCCGCGAAAAGCGCGCGGCGATGCGATCGAGATGGACGAGCCCGTTGAGCAGCGGCAGCACGCCCGTCTGCGGTCCGACGGCGCCGGCGATCGTCTCCAGCGCATCGTCGAGATCATAGGCCTTGCAGGAGAGGATCACCAGATCGAAAGGCGCGAGCGTCTTTGGATCACAGACCGTTCTGACATCGAGCCGTGCGCCGCCGAGCGCGCTCTCGATCCGCAGCCCGTGCTCGGCGAGGAGCCGCGCCCGCGCCTCGCGCACGAAAAAAGTCACATCCGCGCCCGCCTCGACGAGCCGTCCGCCATAATAGCCGCCGACGGCTCCCGCGCCGAGGACGAGCGCACGCATGTCAGGCGCCGCCCGTCGGATAGTTCGGGCTCTCGCGCGTGATCGTCACGTCATGGACATGGCTCTCGCGTAGGCCGGCGTTGGTGATGCGCACGAATTCCGCCTTGGTCTGGAACTCTGGGATCGTCGGCGCGCCGACATAGCCCATGGCGGCGCGCAATCCGCCGGCGAGCTGATAGAGGATCGGCCCGACCGGCCCGCGATACGGCACCTGGCCTTCTATGCCCTCCGGCACCAGCTTCAGGCTCTCTTTCACATCCTGCTGGA
It encodes the following:
- the panE gene encoding 2-dehydropantoate 2-reductase, which codes for MRALVLGAGAVGGYYGGRLVEAGADVTFFVREARARLLAEHGLRIESALGGARLDVRTVCDPKTLAPFDLVILSCKAYDLDDALETIAGAVGPQTGVLPLLNGLVHLDRIAARFSRATVFGGVARISATLGGDGIVRHFGVLNRVDFGARDGGADARLEALRDFFARTPVDARLSGEIEQELWDKFVFLATLAGITTLMRASVGTVLATPAGETLILRLLAECEDIARAEGHAPAPEKFADFRAELTRPGSPLKASMLRDMERGGPTEGEHILGDMLARAQRAGVAAPVLEIAATNVRAYEASRASAG